The following are encoded in a window of Halorarum salinum genomic DNA:
- a CDS encoding DNA topoisomerase VI subunit B yields MTSFQSQLGEEEGIADELAESQREISIAEFFEKNKHMLGFDSGARGLVTAVKEAVDNALDACEEAGIRPDIYVEIREVGDYYRLIVEDNGPGITKEQLPKVFGKLLYGSRFHAREQSRGQQGIGISAAVLYSQLTSGKPAKITSRPKGDAQAQYFELIIDTDTNEPEIKADEPTSWDRPHGTRIEVEMEANMRARTQLHDYIKHTAVVNPHARLELREPGSDEPMKFERGTDRLPAETEEIRPHPHGVELGTLIKMLEATESYSVSGFLQEEFTRVGKKTADKVCAGFRDRHFGRGMCWSAGVDADLEAALVEAVTNKGASATDFFAEEAAGTLTSREHTAHHELVEVVDNVADATEEEHGVTFGSTVRENAVEAAWTELTAYDPDEDVDRLTPDLYAVVEEATSTRKDDATKHGVAERLARRVAADGDRHRATRRTLRAWVDEAAADTEEYDDATFGGTARENVVEALWSRMATVPDDLPKVRDVAGDRDAASALLEGMRETDILAPPTDCLAPITSELVEAGLKKEFDADFYAAATRDADVHGGDPFIVEAGIAYGGDLEAEGSVDLLRFANRVPLVYQRGACATTDVVKSIGWRNYGLDQPGGSGMPSGPAVISIHVASTNVPFTSESKDALANIPAIEDEIELAVREAARELKSYLNKRRSLQKRRQKQDVLGRILPEMADKVADVVDRERPNIDGAMARIMNNVSVERERDGDTVKLVVENHSDRTEEPDVTDIVSAEPANVSDGAEVVDLDGEWFVKWSPSVPGGEEATLEYTVTDDAEFDVNVDGVEAEKLTVNA; encoded by the coding sequence ATGACGTCGTTCCAGTCGCAGCTCGGCGAGGAGGAGGGGATCGCCGACGAGCTGGCCGAGAGCCAGCGGGAGATCTCCATCGCCGAGTTCTTCGAGAAGAACAAGCACATGCTGGGCTTCGATTCGGGGGCCCGCGGGCTCGTCACCGCCGTCAAGGAGGCGGTCGACAACGCCCTCGACGCCTGCGAGGAGGCCGGCATCCGGCCCGACATCTACGTCGAGATCCGGGAGGTCGGCGACTACTACCGGCTGATCGTCGAGGACAACGGGCCCGGGATCACGAAGGAACAGCTCCCGAAGGTGTTCGGGAAGCTCCTGTACGGCTCCCGGTTCCACGCCCGCGAGCAGTCCCGGGGCCAGCAGGGGATCGGCATCTCCGCCGCCGTCCTCTACTCCCAGCTCACCTCCGGAAAGCCCGCGAAGATCACCAGCCGGCCCAAGGGAGACGCCCAGGCGCAGTACTTCGAGCTCATCATCGACACGGACACGAACGAGCCGGAGATCAAGGCCGACGAGCCGACCTCCTGGGACCGCCCGCACGGGACGCGCATCGAGGTCGAGATGGAGGCGAACATGCGCGCCCGGACCCAGCTCCACGACTACATCAAGCACACGGCGGTCGTCAACCCCCACGCGCGCCTCGAACTCCGCGAACCCGGGAGCGACGAGCCGATGAAGTTCGAGCGCGGGACGGACCGGCTCCCGGCCGAGACCGAGGAGATCCGCCCGCACCCCCACGGCGTCGAGCTCGGGACGCTCATCAAGATGCTGGAGGCCACGGAGTCGTACAGCGTCTCCGGCTTCCTCCAGGAGGAGTTCACCCGGGTCGGGAAGAAGACCGCCGACAAGGTGTGTGCCGGCTTCCGCGACCGCCACTTCGGCCGCGGGATGTGCTGGAGCGCCGGGGTCGACGCCGACCTCGAGGCCGCGCTGGTCGAGGCCGTGACGAACAAGGGCGCGAGCGCGACCGACTTCTTCGCCGAGGAGGCGGCCGGGACGCTCACGTCCCGCGAGCACACCGCCCACCACGAACTCGTCGAGGTCGTGGACAACGTCGCGGACGCGACCGAGGAGGAGCACGGCGTCACGTTCGGGAGCACGGTCAGGGAAAACGCCGTCGAGGCCGCGTGGACGGAACTGACCGCCTACGACCCGGACGAGGACGTCGATCGGCTCACCCCGGACCTCTACGCGGTCGTCGAGGAGGCCACCTCGACCCGGAAGGACGACGCGACGAAACACGGGGTCGCCGAGCGACTGGCCCGCCGCGTCGCCGCCGACGGCGACCGACACCGCGCGACGAGGCGGACCCTCCGGGCCTGGGTCGACGAGGCGGCCGCCGACACGGAGGAGTACGACGACGCCACGTTCGGCGGGACCGCCCGCGAGAACGTCGTCGAGGCGCTGTGGAGCCGGATGGCGACGGTCCCCGACGACCTCCCGAAGGTCCGGGACGTGGCCGGGGACCGCGACGCCGCCTCCGCGCTGCTGGAGGGGATGCGCGAAACGGACATCCTCGCGCCGCCGACGGACTGTCTCGCCCCCATCACCTCGGAACTGGTGGAGGCGGGGCTGAAGAAGGAGTTCGACGCCGACTTCTACGCCGCGGCGACCCGCGACGCGGACGTCCACGGCGGCGACCCGTTCATCGTCGAGGCCGGCATCGCCTACGGCGGCGACCTGGAGGCCGAGGGGTCGGTCGACCTGCTCCGGTTCGCCAACCGCGTCCCGCTCGTCTACCAGCGGGGCGCGTGTGCGACGACCGACGTGGTGAAGTCCATCGGCTGGCGCAACTACGGGCTCGACCAGCCGGGCGGCTCCGGGATGCCGAGCGGGCCGGCCGTCATCTCCATCCACGTCGCCTCCACGAACGTCCCGTTCACGAGCGAGTCGAAGGACGCGCTCGCGAACATCCCGGCCATCGAGGACGAGATCGAACTCGCGGTCAGGGAGGCAGCCCGCGAACTGAAGTCGTACCTCAACAAGCGCCGCTCGCTCCAGAAGCGCCGGCAGAAGCAGGACGTCCTCGGGCGCATCCTCCCCGAGATGGCCGACAAGGTCGCCGACGTCGTCGACCGCGAGCGCCCGAACATCGACGGCGCGATGGCCCGGATCATGAACAACGTCAGCGTCGAGCGCGAGCGCGACGGCGACACCGTCAAGCTCGTCGTCGAGAACCACTCCGACCGGACGGAGGAGCCCGACGTGACCGACATCGTCTCCGCCGAACCGGCGAACGTGTCCGACGGCGCCGAGGTCGTCGACCTCGACGGGGAGTGGTTCGTGAAGTGGTCGCCCAGCGTCCCCGGCGGCGAGGAGGCGACCCTCGAGTACACGGTGACCGACGA